Proteins from a genomic interval of Flammeovirgaceae bacterium SG7u.111:
- a CDS encoding leucine-rich repeat protein, protein MQYQKMPNLLDVEEVTNVAALKKVKGKYARLSLQNRKATSLPKGIVIPEQVEHFELDLSYNKKLDQDGLIDELLAIDNLRGLGLIKNEFKELTEKIGELTKLESLILWSNGLHELPNSFSQLENLRYLHLRNNHLKTFPKEVCGFSKLEHLNLRFNKFKKIPKEFFQLKHIKSLDLSSCSLASLTEEIGNFTELESLSLESNQIKVLPKGLANCQNLREVHLKGNKNLDLGQAFEVLSQIKSFKKLNLAEWKLTELPENIGKMVHLEEVDISNNLLTSLPESLGSLPNLQNLNFEKNALDPEQVFPVLAQIQSLKELNLNHFNCFGNAENTEPIPESIGLFSQLEVLDLSYAKGVALLPDSIKNCKGLKRLRVVKTKLQKLPEGLGELEGLEDLSVYNNAELGTIPESIYQLNNLKRLHFRGNGAQLEVYKLNGSMSLEHLSVDKVSDEEFTHFSNYKALKVLSWNSDELTELPDSFFDVALEEFSFWSFPKLDEDSALQKLAAKKTVRTLKFHYQNLHDFNWYIERLQAFSELEEVQIYVNEKKIPAELVKLSFIKQLKIEVQTNYDRQAEKLSFPLNFAQFASGDQISFTRYSKTALQVKDILEKLGKVDGLSDQKKQLGFGLFMGYFDKLDELLENPFQQSADLAGITVFVAGKPSGSTLTALRKELTERGAKVAKKLDAKVTHVMVTPSTKEEMVLQILAGDYSIFLEDHLKNQQIKENTPYLMEEGGEELTEQITRLMKVQDEDNTALLLELIEGGGANKLLLSYLLAIHLFHNDNDIRRKSRNLFKKYASSEFQSSVKNHWKNSFRDKNIDQFKLVYNHPEVDVCAFILAFKMVRWHQMAQKNINYYRHNFVRMDGFPKEAYTDSLAEWDFCENLIIELEEPLEEEFLYEKLKNLPLKELTLSYPMTEYPVRLASMEHLESLTIGKWGQDEKLSIPETTLKNPALKRLTFSYSSLINTNALAGYSNVERLYFSNCKLDSLDFLASLKEVSDLNLTACNLTELPAAIQSYSKLEHLRIGDNHIEKLDINFSQFKKLQSLYADNCKLNYIADTFHDCNNLEDVHISNNELEVLPASLFKCESKWYSGKRIIARKNKIKSIGGNTSGNRGLLKSISNIFSKSEGADPAKKIRLRALDLMENQLEEVPPILWELEEIDELKLDQNPIKTFPADFKKLKVSRISLDETEISTFPLQLFDSEVKQVTLPSLDKMDLPDPSQIPAYSKWIYCSGSSSLSEKSLAFKKVLDEKREQ, encoded by the coding sequence ATGCAGTACCAGAAAATGCCCAATTTGCTAGATGTAGAAGAGGTAACCAATGTTGCAGCATTGAAGAAAGTGAAAGGGAAATATGCGAGACTATCTCTCCAAAATAGAAAAGCAACTAGCCTTCCTAAAGGGATTGTAATTCCCGAACAAGTCGAGCATTTTGAGCTTGACCTAAGCTACAATAAAAAGCTTGATCAGGATGGGCTGATTGATGAACTGCTTGCCATCGATAATTTGAGGGGCTTGGGCTTGATCAAAAATGAGTTTAAAGAGCTGACCGAGAAAATAGGAGAGCTTACAAAGCTAGAAAGTTTAATACTTTGGAGCAATGGTTTGCATGAGTTGCCCAATTCATTTTCCCAACTTGAAAACTTGCGGTACTTGCACCTTAGGAATAACCATCTCAAAACATTCCCCAAGGAAGTTTGTGGCTTTTCGAAGCTAGAACACCTCAATCTACGGTTCAACAAATTCAAGAAAATCCCAAAAGAGTTCTTTCAACTAAAGCATATCAAGTCACTTGATTTATCTTCCTGTAGCCTTGCTTCCTTGACCGAAGAAATTGGCAATTTTACAGAACTTGAATCTTTGTCTTTAGAAAGCAATCAAATTAAGGTTTTGCCAAAAGGCTTGGCTAACTGTCAAAACCTTCGAGAGGTTCATTTGAAGGGAAATAAAAACTTAGACTTGGGGCAAGCTTTTGAGGTTTTGTCTCAAATAAAGTCTTTCAAAAAGCTTAACCTAGCCGAGTGGAAACTGACCGAATTGCCAGAAAATATTGGCAAGATGGTGCACTTAGAAGAGGTGGATATTTCAAACAACTTACTTACCTCTTTGCCCGAGTCCTTGGGTAGCTTGCCTAATCTTCAGAATCTGAATTTTGAGAAAAATGCCTTAGACCCTGAGCAAGTTTTTCCTGTGTTGGCTCAAATCCAATCATTAAAAGAGTTAAATCTAAACCATTTTAACTGTTTTGGTAATGCTGAAAACACTGAGCCTATTCCCGAATCTATTGGCTTGTTCAGCCAGCTTGAAGTTCTTGATTTGAGCTATGCCAAAGGGGTGGCTTTACTGCCAGATAGCATCAAGAATTGTAAGGGTTTAAAGAGGCTAAGGGTAGTAAAAACCAAATTGCAGAAACTTCCAGAGGGGCTGGGAGAGCTGGAGGGTTTAGAAGATTTGAGTGTTTACAATAATGCTGAACTGGGCACAATACCTGAGAGTATTTACCAACTTAATAACTTAAAGAGACTGCATTTTAGAGGAAACGGTGCGCAGCTAGAAGTGTACAAATTAAACGGTTCTATGAGTTTGGAACACCTTTCGGTCGATAAGGTAAGCGATGAAGAATTTACTCATTTTTCCAATTATAAAGCTCTTAAAGTGCTGAGTTGGAACTCTGATGAACTGACCGAGTTGCCCGATAGTTTCTTCGATGTTGCTCTCGAAGAGTTTAGTTTTTGGAGTTTTCCAAAGCTAGACGAAGACAGTGCTTTACAAAAGTTAGCTGCTAAAAAGACCGTAAGAACGCTGAAATTCCATTACCAAAACCTTCATGATTTCAATTGGTATATAGAGCGTTTGCAAGCTTTTTCCGAATTGGAAGAGGTTCAGATTTATGTAAATGAGAAAAAGATCCCTGCCGAGCTTGTCAAGCTTTCATTCATCAAGCAGTTGAAAATTGAGGTACAAACCAATTACGATCGTCAAGCCGAAAAACTATCTTTCCCTCTTAATTTTGCTCAGTTTGCCAGCGGCGACCAAATCAGTTTTACGAGGTACAGCAAAACAGCCTTGCAGGTTAAGGATATTTTGGAAAAACTCGGAAAGGTGGATGGGCTTTCTGATCAGAAAAAGCAACTCGGCTTTGGGCTGTTTATGGGCTATTTTGATAAACTAGATGAGTTGCTGGAAAATCCTTTTCAGCAATCTGCCGACCTAGCAGGGATTACGGTTTTTGTAGCTGGAAAACCGTCTGGGTCAACGCTAACAGCACTGAGGAAAGAACTTACGGAAAGAGGGGCGAAGGTGGCAAAAAAATTGGATGCAAAAGTGACTCATGTAATGGTGACACCAAGCACCAAAGAAGAAATGGTTCTTCAAATACTGGCTGGGGATTATTCCATCTTTTTGGAAGACCATCTTAAAAACCAGCAGATTAAGGAAAATACGCCTTACCTGATGGAAGAAGGGGGTGAAGAGCTAACGGAACAAATCACGCGCTTAATGAAGGTGCAAGATGAGGACAACACAGCCTTACTTCTCGAGCTGATAGAAGGTGGCGGTGCGAACAAATTGTTGCTCTCTTATTTACTCGCCATCCACTTGTTCCACAACGATAATGACATTCGGCGAAAGTCTAGAAACCTGTTCAAAAAATACGCTTCTTCGGAGTTTCAGAGCAGTGTAAAGAACCATTGGAAAAACAGCTTTAGGGATAAAAATATAGACCAATTCAAGTTGGTGTACAACCACCCAGAGGTCGATGTTTGTGCCTTTATCTTAGCCTTTAAAATGGTAAGGTGGCACCAAATGGCTCAGAAGAACATCAACTATTATCGCCATAATTTTGTGCGGATGGACGGCTTTCCAAAGGAGGCATACACCGATAGCCTAGCCGAATGGGATTTTTGTGAAAACCTGATCATTGAGCTGGAAGAGCCGCTAGAAGAAGAGTTTCTTTACGAGAAATTAAAAAACTTGCCTCTCAAAGAGCTTACACTTTCCTATCCCATGACTGAGTACCCGGTTCGCTTGGCTTCTATGGAGCACTTAGAATCGTTGACTATTGGTAAGTGGGGACAGGATGAAAAGCTTTCTATTCCAGAAACTACCTTGAAAAATCCTGCGCTCAAGAGACTTACTTTTTCCTACAGCAGTCTTATAAATACTAATGCATTAGCGGGTTATTCGAATGTGGAAAGGTTGTATTTTTCCAATTGCAAGCTGGATAGTTTGGACTTTTTAGCAAGCCTAAAAGAGGTTTCTGACCTTAATTTGACAGCCTGTAACCTGACAGAACTTCCTGCTGCTATCCAATCTTATTCTAAGTTGGAGCACTTGCGAATTGGAGATAACCATATCGAAAAACTGGATATTAACTTTAGCCAATTCAAAAAATTACAATCATTGTATGCTGATAATTGTAAGCTCAATTACATAGCCGATACTTTCCATGATTGCAACAATTTGGAAGATGTGCATATCTCCAACAATGAACTAGAAGTCTTGCCAGCTTCCTTGTTCAAATGCGAAAGTAAATGGTATAGCGGTAAGCGTATTATTGCAAGGAAGAATAAAATCAAATCCATTGGAGGAAATACTTCTGGTAATAGAGGATTGTTGAAATCAATTTCTAACATCTTTTCAAAAAGTGAAGGTGCTGATCCTGCTAAAAAAATCAGGTTGAGGGCATTGGACTTGATGGAAAACCAATTGGAAGAAGTACCGCCTATTTTGTGGGAGTTGGAGGAGATTGATGAGTTGAAACTCGATCAAAATCCGATTAAGACTTTTCCAGCTGACTTCAAAAAGCTAAAAGTGAGTAGAATCAGTTTGGACGAAACTGAAATTTCAACCTTCCCACTTCAGTTATTTGACTCGGAAGTTAAGCAAGTGACATTGCCTTCTTTGGATAAAATGGACTTGCCCGATCCGTCTCAGATTCCAGCATATAGCAAATGGATCTACTGTTCAGGCTCAAGCTCGCTTTCTGAAAAATCGCTAGCGTTTAAAAAAGTGTTAGACGAAAAACGCGAACAATAA
- a CDS encoding ABC transporter permease, with protein MKKSKNNKIPSLANWLITKLLDEEYLEEFLGDLQEMYEERRQEKNTLYARFFYWIDAFHLLFGFTSFKIFKSQHTNWMLKNMFKIAWRNALRQKQYTALNLLGLTLGIATCFVIGLYVHHESTFDRFYENADRIYRVNQPNIWGDWEAISSATGPNVATALKADIPEFEEVTRIANMGYQTVKVVDEKERMMSFQEDAFFLAEENFLNVFSFEVLEGNAEAALKDPSSLIMTRETSERYFGFDDPLGQLVEVRQWDGTWRTFTVGAIIANHPDRSHIQFDMLGSLSSMDDQMKMHGWKWIWTIFSTYVLVQEGTDIAALTDKIQAVPPKWAPPTTEQIFNQTFDEFTAGYSWKLYLQPLKDIYLSAAPDAHNFGPTGNPQFVKLFIAIGLLVLLLSSINFMNLSTARSSNRAKEVGIRKVMGSRRKSLVGQFVFESTLYVFVSTILGLGIVELSLPMFNSLSGTQLELLPYFGNYAFVGLVISFILLLGILAGSYPAFYLSAFNPIQTLKGKVSAGFKGAAVRNGLVVFQFTISIVLIICAVFVQKQLAFTSTIDVGFAKENVLQIHNIEQFGFETEAIKNQLATYPEIVKTGKSFGLPPNIWSGDRYKDAAAGNEVLQFRNVRTEADYLDLLGVEFLDGRNFDEKSPADRLKVILNEEAVRQLGWDVEESPIGKKVALASGDEDEFEVIGVVKDFNFNSLKQKIDPLIIIHQQNNTVWDYGAGLSFYALRLNPGVVKSAGELQKLLDKIKEDLKKIDPAVPFEYSFMDQQFEASFRFEQQIATILNVFTLMAFIIACLGLFGLAAFSAEQRIKELGIRKVLGASVSQLVLLFSTEFTKLILVSVLLASPIAWFLVSEWLKDFAYQTPIDLWVFVAAASGALVISFLTISYQSLSAAYKNPVDTLKSE; from the coding sequence ATGAAGAAATCTAAGAATAATAAAATTCCTTCATTGGCAAATTGGCTGATAACCAAACTGCTAGATGAAGAGTATTTAGAAGAGTTTCTGGGCGACCTGCAGGAAATGTACGAGGAAAGAAGGCAGGAGAAAAACACATTGTACGCCCGCTTTTTCTACTGGATAGATGCTTTCCATTTGCTCTTCGGCTTTACCTCTTTCAAAATTTTCAAATCTCAACATACCAATTGGATGCTTAAAAACATGTTCAAAATTGCCTGGCGAAATGCCTTGAGGCAAAAGCAATACACTGCTCTCAATTTGCTCGGGCTCACGCTTGGAATCGCTACTTGTTTTGTCATTGGCTTGTATGTGCACCATGAATCAACCTTCGATCGGTTTTATGAAAATGCGGATCGAATTTATAGGGTGAACCAACCGAATATTTGGGGAGATTGGGAGGCTATTTCCTCGGCAACAGGTCCGAATGTAGCCACTGCCTTGAAAGCGGATATTCCCGAGTTTGAGGAAGTGACGAGGATAGCAAACATGGGCTATCAAACAGTAAAAGTGGTGGATGAAAAAGAGCGGATGATGTCTTTCCAAGAAGATGCATTTTTCTTGGCGGAAGAGAATTTCCTCAATGTATTTTCATTTGAGGTGTTGGAGGGAAATGCCGAGGCAGCGTTGAAAGATCCAAGTAGCCTCATCATGACTCGCGAAACATCGGAACGCTATTTCGGGTTTGACGATCCGCTTGGGCAGTTGGTAGAGGTGAGGCAGTGGGACGGAACTTGGAGAACGTTTACAGTAGGTGCTATCATTGCCAATCATCCTGATCGGTCGCACATCCAATTTGACATGCTGGGATCGCTCAGCAGTATGGATGACCAAATGAAAATGCACGGATGGAAGTGGATTTGGACAATATTTTCCACCTATGTATTGGTGCAAGAAGGTACGGATATAGCTGCCCTCACAGATAAAATACAGGCTGTTCCCCCCAAATGGGCACCTCCTACTACCGAACAGATTTTCAACCAAACATTTGATGAATTTACTGCTGGATATTCCTGGAAACTGTATTTACAGCCACTGAAGGATATTTACCTCTCTGCTGCTCCAGACGCCCATAACTTCGGCCCGACTGGCAATCCGCAATTTGTGAAGCTTTTTATCGCCATCGGACTGCTTGTTTTGTTGCTTTCCAGTATCAATTTCATGAACCTTTCCACCGCCCGTTCGTCCAACCGAGCCAAAGAAGTGGGCATCAGGAAAGTGATGGGTTCGAGAAGGAAATCATTGGTAGGGCAGTTTGTGTTCGAATCGACCTTGTATGTATTTGTGAGTACAATTTTAGGATTGGGCATAGTTGAATTGTCTTTGCCTATGTTCAATAGCCTTTCGGGAACGCAACTTGAATTATTGCCATATTTTGGGAATTATGCGTTTGTTGGGTTGGTGATTTCTTTCATTTTGTTATTGGGCATTTTGGCAGGAAGTTACCCTGCATTTTACCTTTCTGCTTTTAATCCTATCCAAACACTGAAGGGTAAAGTCAGTGCTGGGTTTAAAGGGGCTGCCGTCAGGAACGGTTTGGTCGTATTTCAATTTACCATTTCTATCGTCCTGATTATTTGCGCTGTTTTTGTACAAAAGCAATTGGCTTTTACTTCTACAATAGATGTTGGTTTTGCCAAAGAAAATGTGTTGCAAATTCACAATATAGAGCAATTTGGCTTTGAGACAGAAGCGATCAAAAACCAATTGGCAACCTATCCTGAGATAGTAAAAACAGGAAAGTCTTTTGGCTTGCCACCAAATATTTGGTCGGGCGATAGGTACAAAGATGCAGCAGCTGGAAACGAGGTGTTGCAATTCAGAAATGTGAGAACAGAAGCGGATTACCTCGATTTGCTAGGGGTAGAATTTTTGGACGGAAGGAATTTTGACGAAAAAAGCCCAGCGGATAGGTTAAAGGTGATTTTGAATGAAGAAGCCGTAAGGCAGTTGGGTTGGGATGTGGAAGAGTCGCCTATTGGCAAAAAAGTCGCATTGGCTTCTGGTGACGAGGACGAGTTTGAGGTAATTGGCGTAGTGAAGGATTTTAATTTCAATAGCTTGAAGCAAAAAATAGATCCACTCATCATCATTCACCAGCAAAACAACACGGTATGGGATTATGGGGCAGGTTTGTCTTTTTATGCTTTGAGGCTTAATCCTGGCGTGGTGAAAAGCGCTGGGGAGTTGCAGAAACTACTCGATAAAATAAAGGAAGATCTGAAAAAAATAGATCCTGCTGTGCCTTTTGAATACAGTTTTATGGACCAACAATTTGAGGCTTCCTTTCGGTTTGAGCAACAAATAGCGACTATTCTCAATGTGTTTACCCTTATGGCTTTCATCATCGCTTGCCTTGGTTTGTTTGGGCTAGCCGCCTTCTCGGCAGAGCAGCGGATAAAAGAATTGGGGATCAGAAAAGTATTGGGTGCAAGCGTTTCCCAGTTAGTTCTTTTGTTCTCTACAGAATTCACCAAGCTGATTTTGGTTTCCGTTTTGTTGGCATCTCCCATCGCTTGGTTTTTGGTGAGCGAGTGGCTGAAAGACTTTGCCTACCAAACCCCGATTGATCTCTGGGTATTTGTGGCTGCAGCCTCAGGCGCGTTGGTTATTTCATTTCTCACCATTAGCTACCAATCGCTCAGCGCAGCTTACAAAAATCCGGTGGATACCTTGAAGAGCGAGTAG
- the xrtN gene encoding exosortase N, producing MKPNKKQLQYIFLAVGLCLSLTSRPLWGYAFQWLNVALVAAFLPFAISFSSNQERSNRYGWWALGLLTAYVFGFQLATVLFVAVCFFLLFILESKLGKLSPLPLVLLLLVSPFTAYLLKIFSFDLRLQLTQIAGFFLGFVEKDIRVEGNLIYLGKTLFAVDEACSGLNMLITAYIVGTGLLAFQLREAKKSISWLPMGGYLVVIGVLVLISNLCRIVSIVFLRAMPETLSHELLGIFSLVLWVFIPLYFISGFWATLFGGKEFFSFKLRFPPLFSAYAKNMLMGSFFVGLIYLNFQPAVLEENPQADFSGYEKVAKKASLNCSMAAGGTLKMTSPQAIIYAKPCLGFYRSEHNPTICWRGSGYALSQEQKKEVGGKEIFIAELQKNEDVLYTAWWYESDGLQTTSQWEWRKQMLQHGDKIFLINITCESPEQVQKEVLKWFGNGVI from the coding sequence ATGAAACCCAACAAAAAACAACTTCAGTATATTTTCTTGGCAGTGGGGCTTTGCCTTTCCCTGACGAGCCGACCGCTTTGGGGCTATGCCTTCCAATGGCTCAATGTCGCCTTGGTTGCTGCATTTTTGCCTTTTGCTATTTCTTTTTCAAGCAATCAAGAGCGCTCCAATCGCTATGGCTGGTGGGCACTGGGCTTGCTAACGGCTTATGTTTTCGGCTTCCAACTAGCAACGGTTTTGTTTGTAGCAGTCTGCTTCTTTTTGCTTTTTATACTCGAGTCCAAGTTGGGAAAACTCAGCCCCCTTCCCTTAGTTTTGCTTTTGCTCGTCTCGCCATTCACCGCTTATTTGCTCAAGATTTTCAGCTTCGATTTGCGCTTGCAACTCACCCAAATAGCAGGCTTTTTCCTTGGCTTTGTGGAAAAGGATATTCGGGTGGAGGGCAACCTAATTTACCTAGGCAAAACCCTCTTCGCCGTGGACGAAGCCTGCTCGGGACTGAACATGCTCATCACGGCCTACATCGTGGGCACGGGTCTTCTCGCATTCCAGCTTCGGGAAGCAAAAAAAAGCATAAGCTGGCTGCCCATGGGCGGCTACTTGGTTGTCATTGGGGTGCTGGTGCTAATTTCCAACCTCTGCCGCATCGTTTCCATCGTTTTCTTGCGGGCAATGCCCGAAACCCTTTCCCACGAACTCCTAGGAATTTTCAGTCTGGTTCTTTGGGTGTTTATTCCGCTGTATTTTATCTCTGGATTTTGGGCAACGCTTTTTGGTGGGAAAGAATTTTTCTCTTTCAAGCTTCGCTTCCCTCCTCTTTTTTCAGCTTACGCAAAAAATATGTTGATGGGAAGCTTTTTTGTAGGATTGATTTATCTCAACTTCCAGCCTGCGGTGTTGGAAGAAAACCCCCAAGCCGATTTTTCAGGGTACGAAAAAGTGGCAAAAAAAGCTTCTTTGAACTGTAGCATGGCAGCAGGAGGAACGCTCAAGATGACCAGCCCGCAAGCGATTATTTATGCCAAGCCTTGCCTAGGTTTTTATCGCAGCGAGCACAACCCCACCATCTGCTGGCGGGGCAGCGGCTATGCCCTCAGCCAAGAACAAAAAAAGGAAGTAGGCGGAAAGGAAATATTCATTGCCGAGCTCCAAAAAAACGAGGATGTGCTCTACACCGCATGGTGGTACGAAAGCGACGGTTTACAAACCACCAGCCAGTGGGAATGGCGAAAACAAATGCTCCAACATGGAGATAAAATTTTCCTCATCAACATCACCTGCGAAAGCCCCGAACAAGTGCAGAAAGAAGTTTTGAAGTGGTTTGGAAATGGGGTTATTTGA
- a CDS encoding VWA-like domain-containing protein: MVVEQSRILDEVTKTSISLLLKEPFYSHFFSCMNKEVVAVDSSIQTMGVGLRAKSHTLFVNPTFWDEFLVKPAHRYGVVKHEVLHIVLKHTLADRKGKDAHLMNIAMDIVVNQYIDRENLPDESVRMDLFPELNLEKDQTWQYYYDKLTDLNEKLESEYKGTIAAESLKSIERSSHGLDRHEVWKEIIAQSKVEKDLLEAHVENLIHISNQRTSSKSYGKLPAGLRSYLDSILIKEKPLVDWRKVIKLFSESSSRTKIKNTIKRPSKRFGTVPGIKVRKLKKLLVAVDTSGSVSQEDLGDFFSEIYHIWRQRAEIQVVECDVKIQNVYEYRGKTPEFIMGRGGTDFNAPIEYGNKVFQPDGLIYFTDGYAPAPTHMSRFPILWVISRDGLGPKSSEFSAFKGRKAKLK; encoded by the coding sequence ATGGTGGTAGAGCAAAGCAGAATCCTCGACGAGGTTACAAAAACCAGCATCAGCTTGTTGCTGAAAGAACCGTTCTATTCCCACTTTTTTAGCTGTATGAACAAAGAGGTGGTAGCTGTAGATAGTTCTATCCAGACGATGGGCGTAGGGCTGCGAGCCAAATCGCATACGCTATTTGTAAACCCAACTTTTTGGGATGAGTTTTTGGTAAAACCTGCCCATCGCTATGGAGTAGTGAAGCACGAGGTGTTGCACATTGTACTGAAGCATACCCTTGCCGACCGCAAAGGAAAGGATGCCCATCTGATGAACATCGCCATGGATATTGTGGTGAACCAGTACATAGACCGAGAAAATTTGCCAGATGAATCGGTGAGGATGGATCTTTTTCCCGAACTCAATCTAGAGAAAGACCAAACTTGGCAGTATTACTACGATAAGCTGACAGACCTGAATGAGAAACTAGAATCGGAATATAAAGGCACAATCGCTGCTGAAAGCCTCAAATCGATAGAACGCAGTTCGCATGGCTTGGACAGACACGAGGTTTGGAAAGAGATTATAGCTCAGAGTAAAGTAGAAAAAGACTTGCTAGAGGCGCATGTGGAAAACCTAATCCATATTTCTAACCAGCGAACATCTAGCAAGAGTTATGGAAAGTTGCCCGCAGGTTTGCGCTCTTATCTAGATTCTATTCTCATAAAAGAAAAACCTCTGGTGGATTGGCGAAAAGTGATCAAACTTTTTTCTGAAAGTAGTAGCCGAACCAAGATTAAAAATACCATTAAGCGACCTTCCAAACGGTTTGGGACGGTACCTGGGATTAAGGTCAGGAAGCTGAAAAAACTACTAGTAGCGGTGGATACATCGGGAAGTGTAAGCCAAGAAGATTTGGGCGATTTCTTTTCCGAAATCTACCATATTTGGAGGCAGCGAGCCGAAATTCAAGTAGTGGAATGCGATGTGAAAATCCAAAATGTGTATGAATACCGGGGGAAAACACCGGAGTTTATTATGGGTAGAGGAGGTACAGATTTTAATGCCCCCATTGAGTATGGCAACAAGGTTTTTCAGCCTGATGGGCTGATCTATTTTACCGACGGTTATGCTCCGGCACCAACGCATATGTCCCGATTTCCGATACTCTGGGTGATCAGCCGAGATGGCTTAGGCCCGAAGAGCTCGGAGTTTAGTGCCTTCAAAGGAAGGAAAGCAAAATTGAAATAA
- a CDS encoding helix-turn-helix transcriptional regulator, with the protein MEKENKGLGEFEELVLLAVCILEGEGYGISVKKEVEKHSGRSILLGAVHITLYRLQDKGLLTSEMGGKSEKRGDRKKRLFKITDHGMRQLHAAQDVRLKMWQLIPPLKPSL; encoded by the coding sequence ATGGAAAAAGAGAACAAAGGCTTAGGCGAATTTGAAGAACTAGTACTGTTAGCAGTCTGCATTTTGGAAGGCGAAGGCTATGGTATTTCTGTAAAGAAAGAAGTAGAAAAACATTCTGGAAGATCGATTCTGCTAGGGGCTGTGCACATCACGCTGTACCGTCTGCAAGACAAAGGCTTGCTCACTTCTGAAATGGGGGGCAAATCGGAGAAGCGTGGGGACAGAAAAAAACGCTTGTTCAAGATTACGGACCATGGTATGCGCCAGCTTCATGCAGCACAGGATGTCCGACTGAAAATGTGGCAACTTATTCCTCCACTAAAGCCCAGCTTGTAA
- a CDS encoding AAA family ATPase has protein sequence MEKTQQFDYITYGTKTDAIEINKFLDHIINTNLKSDLEKPATPICIWGMHGIGKTELVSDFAQEHGYKFVYIAPAQFEEMGDLLGMPSADPETHVTKFIPPEWVPTEEEPGILLIDDVNRADDRILRGIMQLLQNYELISWKLPKKWNIVLTANPDGGDYSVTTMDDAILTRMMHITMEFDVKAWAKWAEKNEIDPRGIDFVLTYPEIVAGQRTTPRSLVQFFSAISSIQNLKEGLDMVKMLADASLDKETAVAFINFINMDLDKLIAPIDILKAPDFKIVQGQLKKLIDGKTKRLDILSVVMTRLTNFLIYNKEELDNKQFDNLKSFILLNFMPNDLRLAMAQELVQADRKDLKRLYTVPEVGKLILKKM, from the coding sequence ATGGAAAAGACTCAGCAGTTTGATTACATCACCTACGGAACAAAAACCGATGCTATTGAGATCAATAAGTTTTTGGATCATATCATCAATACAAATCTGAAAAGTGATTTAGAGAAGCCCGCCACGCCTATTTGTATTTGGGGGATGCATGGTATTGGCAAAACCGAATTGGTCAGCGATTTTGCCCAAGAGCATGGCTATAAGTTTGTGTACATTGCCCCTGCTCAGTTTGAAGAAATGGGGGATTTGCTAGGTATGCCAAGTGCAGACCCCGAAACCCATGTTACCAAATTTATCCCACCAGAATGGGTACCTACTGAAGAAGAGCCAGGCATTTTGCTCATAGATGATGTGAACCGTGCCGATGACCGGATTTTGAGAGGAATCATGCAGCTGCTTCAGAATTATGAATTGATCAGTTGGAAGCTGCCAAAAAAATGGAACATCGTTCTTACTGCTAACCCTGATGGCGGCGATTATTCTGTTACCACCATGGACGATGCTATTTTGACCCGAATGATGCACATCACCATGGAGTTTGATGTGAAAGCTTGGGCAAAGTGGGCGGAGAAAAATGAGATAGACCCAAGAGGGATTGATTTTGTATTGACCTACCCAGAAATTGTTGCTGGGCAGCGGACAACTCCTCGTTCGCTAGTACAATTCTTTTCTGCTATCTCGTCCATTCAGAACTTAAAAGAAGGGCTGGATATGGTGAAAATGTTGGCAGATGCCAGCTTGGATAAAGAAACTGCGGTAGCCTTTATCAACTTCATCAATATGGATTTGGATAAGTTGATCGCTCCTATTGATATCTTGAAAGCTCCAGATTTTAAAATAGTGCAAGGGCAATTGAAAAAATTGATTGATGGAAAAACCAAGCGTTTGGATATTCTCTCGGTAGTTATGACTCGCCTTACCAACTTCCTGATTTACAACAAAGAAGAATTGGATAATAAGCAGTTCGACAATTTGAAAAGCTTTATCTTGTTGAACTTCATGCCGAATGATTTGCGCTTAGCCATGGCGCAAGAACTGGTACAGGCAGATCGGAAAGATTTGAAAAGATTGTACACCGTTCCTGAAGTTGGAAAGCTCATCTTGAAAAAAATGTAA